In one Thermodesulfobium acidiphilum genomic region, the following are encoded:
- a CDS encoding ACP S-malonyltransferase, with the protein MSKKTVLLFPGQGSQYLNMHLKLSEKSQEFVRKILEDLNLTNILKLMSTSEESLLPTNVSQVAILVTSLGFLKDLSDRGFNFEASAGHSLGEYGALVAADVLSFKDALRCVYIRGHLMGECAARYGGSMVALLGFEREMIEHICKEASRFGICVVANENSTQQIVISGENDAIGWVLENYKKFNIKKAIKLKVEGAFHSPLMEDAAKEFKKFLESLEFKDFKVPVYKNIDGLPYKDTKCIPDILSKQIISPVKWIDTIENIIRDGYENCVEVGPKNILTTMLRRWTKLECSALDGE; encoded by the coding sequence ATGAGTAAAAAAACTGTTTTGCTTTTTCCAGGGCAAGGCTCGCAATATTTGAATATGCACTTAAAGTTGAGCGAGAAGTCTCAAGAATTTGTAAGAAAGATATTGGAAGATTTAAATTTGACAAATATATTAAAATTAATGTCAACATCTGAAGAGTCTTTACTGCCTACCAATGTTTCACAGGTTGCTATTTTAGTAACGAGCTTAGGTTTTTTGAAAGATCTAAGCGATAGAGGCTTTAACTTTGAGGCGTCTGCTGGCCACAGCCTTGGAGAATATGGAGCCTTGGTTGCTGCAGATGTTCTTTCCTTTAAAGATGCTCTGAGATGCGTGTATATTAGAGGTCATCTTATGGGCGAATGTGCTGCAAGATATGGAGGTAGTATGGTAGCTTTGCTCGGATTTGAAAGGGAGATGATTGAACATATTTGCAAAGAAGCTTCACGTTTCGGAATATGTGTTGTAGCAAATGAAAATTCTACTCAACAAATAGTAATTTCTGGTGAAAATGATGCAATAGGCTGGGTTTTGGAAAATTACAAAAAATTTAATATAAAGAAGGCTATAAAGTTAAAGGTCGAAGGTGCATTTCACTCTCCTCTTATGGAAGACGCAGCAAAAGAGTTTAAAAAATTTTTAGAGAGTCTGGAGTTTAAAGATTTTAAAGTGCCAGTTTATAAAAATATTGATGGGCTTCCTTACAAAGATACTAAATGTATTCCAGATATTTTATCAAAGCAAATAATCAGTCCGGTAAAATGGATTGATACTATTGAGAATATTATTCGTGATGGATATGAAAATTGTGTTGAAGTGGGTCCAAAAAATATCCTTACAACAATGTTAAGGCGCTGGACTAAGCTAGAGTGTAGTGCCTTGGATGGAGAGTGA
- a CDS encoding YceD family protein, translating to MRVDVSQILDDVGSSIRIKTQEAAQFDEPSLEFCSPIDFDLTLTNVGKAILVQGKIKGTLVMECAICLNKFKQRIEFELNDEFVKGKPNEDQFAIHGKEIDLSELLRQEFLLWFPMKPVCVLCREDIKEVNISGSTKKTSF from the coding sequence ATGAGAGTAGATGTCTCGCAAATCCTTGATGATGTGGGAAGCAGTATCAGGATTAAGACTCAAGAAGCTGCTCAATTTGATGAGCCCTCTCTTGAATTTTGTTCACCAATTGATTTTGATTTGACTTTGACGAATGTAGGAAAGGCTATACTGGTACAGGGCAAAATTAAGGGAACGCTTGTGATGGAGTGTGCAATCTGTCTTAATAAGTTTAAGCAGAGGATTGAGTTTGAGTTAAACGATGAATTTGTTAAGGGTAAGCCTAATGAAGATCAATTTGCAATTCATGGTAAGGAAATTGATCTTTCGGAATTGTTGAGGCAAGAATTTTTGTTGTGGTTTCCAATGAAACCCGTTTGCGTTCTTTGTAGAGAAGATATTAAGGAGGTTAATATTAGTGGGAGTACCAAAAAAACGTCGTTCTAA
- a CDS encoding beta-ketoacyl-ACP synthase III, with amino-acid sequence MKVKDVGIYGWGSCVPEGVVTNFELEGMVLTSDEWIKERTGILKRHVACRGEKTSNLAITALQNAMKLGDVNPDEIDLIIVATSSPDMLFPATACIVQDAIGAKRAAAFDLSLACTGFVYALCVGSQFIQNDSYKCVAVVGADILTRFIDWSDRKTAILFGDGAGACILKSKPGNEWWFFLGSDGSGADHLKISGSGSSNHDRFETFQKRLPTIQMNGQEVFKFAVRSMVQSVKNVIEESKLSFDDISKIIPHQANKRIIESVRKHLKLESEKFYVNVERFGNTSAASIPIAIDEAYRSGVIKAGDKIVLAAFGAGFAFGSGLISL; translated from the coding sequence GTGAAAGTTAAGGACGTAGGGATATATGGTTGGGGCTCATGTGTACCTGAAGGCGTAGTTACAAATTTCGAGCTTGAAGGTATGGTTTTGACCTCAGATGAGTGGATAAAAGAGAGAACTGGTATTTTAAAAAGGCACGTTGCGTGTAGAGGTGAAAAAACCTCTAATCTGGCTATCACTGCTTTACAAAATGCAATGAAATTAGGGGATGTAAATCCCGATGAGATTGATCTAATTATTGTGGCAACGTCTTCTCCAGACATGCTTTTTCCTGCTACTGCCTGTATTGTACAGGATGCTATTGGGGCAAAAAGAGCTGCTGCTTTTGATTTGTCACTGGCATGTACTGGTTTCGTATATGCTCTTTGTGTGGGATCGCAATTTATACAAAATGATTCTTATAAGTGTGTTGCAGTTGTTGGAGCAGATATTCTTACAAGATTTATTGACTGGTCTGACCGAAAAACAGCAATACTTTTTGGTGATGGTGCAGGCGCCTGTATTTTGAAGAGTAAGCCCGGTAATGAGTGGTGGTTTTTTTTGGGAAGTGATGGAAGCGGTGCAGATCACCTTAAGATATCAGGGAGTGGTTCTAGTAATCATGATCGCTTTGAAACTTTTCAAAAAAGATTGCCAACTATACAAATGAACGGACAGGAGGTTTTTAAATTCGCTGTAAGGTCTATGGTTCAATCTGTGAAGAATGTTATTGAAGAATCTAAGTTAAGCTTTGATGACATATCAAAGATTATTCCTCATCAGGCAAATAAGAGGATAATAGAGTCAGTAAGAAAGCATCTTAAATTAGAAAGTGAAAAGTTTTATGTTAACGTAGAGCGCTTTGGTAATACTTCAGCAGCGTCAATTCCTATTGCTATTGATGAAGCTTATAGATCTGGTGTTATCAAGGCAGGCGATAAGATAGTTCTTGCCGCATTTGGTGCAGGTTTTGCATTTGGATCGGGGTTGATATCTTTATGA
- the rpmF gene encoding 50S ribosomal protein L32 — protein sequence MRQNTRRPYIIEGDMPNIITCPHCGAPTLSHRACSKCGTYRGRVVLTTKAEKAEE from the coding sequence ATGCGTCAAAATACAAGAAGGCCGTATATCATAGAAGGTGATATGCCAAATATTATTACTTGCCCTCATTGCGGAGCTCCAACACTTTCGCATAGGGCATGTTCTAAGTGTGGAACATATAGAGGTAGGGTTGTTCTTACAACCAAAGCAGAAAAGGCGGAAGAATAA
- a CDS encoding MOSC domain-containing protein, translating into MKGKVVNCAISTERGVPKNSVQCIELIENYGAVGDAHAGLSQRQVSVSSLSTYSKGIAKELNLKPGDYADNITVEGIDVYKMSVGTKFKVGKEVVLQIVEIGKGPNEHLEKSRYLQFNRPYNQMLKEGVFCKVLKGGKVCIGDIVDFDI; encoded by the coding sequence GCTATCTCAACTGAGAGAGGAGTTCCAAAAAACAGCGTTCAATGCATTGAACTTATCGAAAATTATGGAGCAGTTGGAGATGCACATGCCGGTCTTTCACAAAGACAAGTTAGTGTTTCAAGTTTGTCTACCTATTCGAAAGGGATTGCGAAAGAACTTAACTTGAAACCAGGTGATTATGCTGATAATATTACAGTTGAGGGAATAGATGTATATAAGATGAGCGTAGGCACTAAATTTAAAGTTGGAAAAGAGGTTGTGTTACAAATAGTTGAGATAGGCAAGGGCCCAAATGAACATCTTGAAAAGTCTAGGTATTTGCAGTTTAATAGACCCTATAATCAAATGTTAAAAGAGGGCGTATTTTGTAAGGTTTTAAAAGGTGGCAAGGTTTGCATAGGTGATATTGTAGATTTTGATATTTGA
- the fabG gene encoding 3-oxoacyl-[acyl-carrier-protein] reductase, with the protein MTLEGKVALVTGSSRGIGKAIAKAFAMDGAKVLINYASKDEAAKEIKEELISMGCTAEIFKASVEREAEVKALFEQVDNLFGRIDILVNNAGITRDALILRMTESQWDEVIDVNLKAAFLCSKEAAKRMIKQKSGRIINISSVIGQIGNPGQANYSASKAGLFGLTKSLAKELGSRGILVNSIAPGYIVTDMTSGLSDEIKNKLLSSIALGRLGTPEDVADVALWLAKSANYVTGQIISVNGGMF; encoded by the coding sequence ATGACATTAGAAGGAAAGGTGGCTCTAGTTACTGGTTCGAGCAGAGGCATAGGTAAAGCTATAGCTAAAGCCTTTGCTATGGATGGAGCGAAGGTTTTGATTAATTATGCTTCTAAAGACGAGGCAGCTAAAGAAATTAAAGAAGAATTAATCAGTATGGGATGTACAGCTGAAATTTTTAAGGCTTCAGTTGAAAGAGAGGCTGAAGTAAAAGCGCTTTTCGAACAAGTGGATAATTTATTTGGTAGAATAGACATCCTTGTGAATAATGCTGGAATAACTAGAGACGCATTAATACTAAGAATGACAGAATCCCAATGGGATGAGGTAATAGATGTTAATCTTAAAGCTGCTTTTTTGTGTTCAAAGGAGGCTGCTAAGAGGATGATAAAACAAAAGAGTGGCAGAATTATAAATATTTCTTCAGTTATTGGACAAATAGGGAATCCAGGTCAAGCTAATTATTCTGCTTCAAAAGCAGGATTATTTGGTTTGACGAAGTCTCTTGCAAAAGAACTAGGTTCAAGAGGAATACTTGTCAATTCTATTGCTCCTGGTTATATTGTTACAGATATGACATCAGGGCTTTCCGATGAGATAAAAAACAAACTACTTTCATCGATTGCCTTGGGTAGGCTCGGTACTCCTGAAGACGTTGCTGATGTTGCACTGTGGTTGGCTAAATCTGCGAATTATGTGACGGGGCAGATTATTTCTGTAAATGGTGGCATGTTTTAA
- the plsX gene encoding phosphate acyltransferase PlsX → MISIAFDLLGGDRAPEETVRGLVLAMEARSDFVTYAVATKEIFDRYQKVLYPFLSSDRLKEIICEKVFEMDDEPVKAWKEKRGSNLHKMIELVNEGVASGCVSLGSTGGCLVAGTLGIGRLKGIERPAIGVLLPSKRGGFLLIDAGANVDVKPKNILDFARMGSVYMKFLGFEDPSVGLFNVGEEKSKGDRLRQESYELLSKSDINFVGNMEGKDAFFGKCNILVCDGFIGNIFLKTTEGVSDYLRYEMRDAIRQNFMTRLGGMLLYPALARIVKRADYSNYGAAPLLGVKKVFLIGHGRSGRIAAKNAILQTVKLCSENLIEKVKIVGES, encoded by the coding sequence TTGATTTCTATAGCTTTTGACCTTTTAGGCGGAGATAGGGCACCTGAAGAAACTGTGCGCGGTCTCGTGCTTGCAATGGAGGCGAGATCGGATTTTGTTACTTATGCTGTAGCCACAAAAGAAATTTTTGATAGATATCAAAAAGTTTTATATCCCTTTTTGTCTTCAGATAGATTAAAAGAAATTATTTGCGAAAAAGTTTTTGAAATGGACGACGAACCTGTAAAAGCTTGGAAAGAAAAAAGGGGATCTAATTTGCATAAGATGATAGAGTTAGTTAATGAAGGAGTTGCTTCTGGTTGTGTATCTCTTGGTAGTACAGGTGGATGCTTGGTTGCAGGTACATTAGGAATAGGTAGGTTGAAAGGGATTGAAAGGCCTGCGATAGGCGTTCTTTTGCCCTCGAAGCGGGGAGGATTTCTTCTAATTGATGCTGGAGCAAATGTTGATGTAAAGCCCAAAAATATTCTAGATTTTGCTAGAATGGGTAGTGTATATATGAAATTTCTTGGTTTTGAAGATCCAAGCGTCGGTCTTTTTAATGTGGGGGAAGAAAAGAGTAAGGGAGATAGACTAAGACAAGAGTCTTACGAGCTTCTTTCGAAAAGTGATATTAATTTTGTTGGCAATATGGAAGGTAAGGATGCTTTTTTTGGGAAGTGCAATATTCTAGTTTGTGATGGCTTTATTGGAAATATTTTTTTAAAAACTACAGAAGGAGTCTCAGATTATTTAAGATATGAAATGAGAGACGCTATAAGACAAAATTTTATGACAAGATTAGGGGGAATGCTTTTGTATCCAGCTTTGGCAAGAATAGTAAAGCGTGCTGATTATTCTAATTATGGAGCTGCTCCTCTTTTAGGAGTAAAAAAAGTCTTTTTAATTGGTCACGGAAGAAGTGGACGTATTGCTGCAAAGAATGCTATATTACAGACTGTAAAACTTTGTTCTGAAAATTTAATAGAAAAGGTAAAAATTGTAGGTGAAAGTTAA